The proteins below are encoded in one region of Chryseobacterium wanjuense:
- a CDS encoding DUF2851 family protein, translated as MTEKLLQYLWNFKVFKHFDFKDIEGNPVEILDFGKWNTDSGPDFLTAKIKINNIIFAGNIELHVKSSDWIFHNHSQDPNYQNIILHVVFQNDIDIHEFKSNHIPTLELKNYIEENILWKYEKLVSGNQFIPCENIISSDQIPFNFHEENVLKKLEEKSSDIEKSLEQFKNNFEAVLFHNLAYSFGLKVNAFIFKQIAESIDFTIINKIRQNETQLEALLFGISGWLENPEDEQMKIWKREFDFIKAKFLISDLKFHPKFLRLRPPNFPTIRLSQLANLYHQHQNLFSKIINAKNSGELFEIFNTIKASEYWDHRFNFGKTSTVDQPKTLSKDFIELIILNTILPLKYTYHRYHNEEIAGEILNFYKNIPGEKNSVINDWKKTGLKIKTALESQSLIYHFKNSCEEKNCLNCSIGFKILKESSNV; from the coding sequence ATGACGGAAAAATTACTTCAATATCTTTGGAACTTTAAGGTTTTCAAACATTTTGACTTCAAGGATATTGAAGGAAATCCCGTTGAAATATTAGATTTCGGAAAATGGAATACCGATTCCGGCCCGGATTTTCTGACGGCAAAAATTAAAATCAACAACATTATTTTCGCCGGAAACATCGAACTTCATGTAAAATCTTCCGACTGGATTTTTCACAATCATTCTCAGGATCCCAATTACCAAAACATCATTCTTCATGTTGTTTTTCAGAATGATATTGATATTCACGAATTCAAAAGCAACCATATTCCGACACTGGAACTGAAGAATTATATCGAGGAAAATATTCTCTGGAAATACGAAAAACTGGTCAGCGGAAATCAATTCATTCCCTGCGAAAACATCATCAGTTCTGATCAAATTCCTTTCAATTTTCATGAAGAAAATGTGCTGAAAAAGCTGGAAGAAAAATCTTCAGATATCGAAAAAAGTTTAGAACAGTTTAAAAATAATTTTGAAGCGGTCTTATTTCACAATCTTGCCTATTCTTTTGGTTTGAAGGTGAATGCATTTATCTTTAAACAAATTGCAGAAAGTATCGATTTTACGATCATTAACAAAATCAGACAAAATGAAACTCAGCTCGAAGCCCTATTATTCGGTATTTCTGGCTGGCTGGAAAATCCGGAAGACGAACAAATGAAAATATGGAAACGCGAGTTTGATTTTATTAAAGCTAAATTTTTAATTTCCGATTTAAAATTTCATCCGAAGTTTTTAAGATTAAGACCTCCGAATTTTCCGACCATCCGTTTGTCCCAGCTTGCCAATTTGTATCATCAGCATCAGAATTTGTTTTCAAAAATTATCAATGCTAAAAATTCCGGTGAATTATTTGAAATATTCAACACTATAAAAGCTTCGGAATATTGGGATCATCGTTTTAATTTCGGGAAAACTTCAACAGTTGATCAACCAAAAACTTTAAGCAAAGATTTTATTGAATTAATTATTTTAAACACCATTTTACCTTTAAAATATACCTATCATAGATATCACAACGAGGAAATTGCCGGTGAAATTTTAAACTTTTATAAAAATATTCCAGGTGAAAAAAATTCAGTAATCAATGACTGGAAAAAAACAGGATTAAAAATAAAAACCGCATTGGAAAGTCAAAGTCTGATTTATCATTTTAAAAATTCCTGTGAAGAAAAAAATTGCTTAAATTGCAGTATTGGATTTAAAATTTTAAAAGAATCTTCAAATGTTTGA
- a CDS encoding PspC family transcriptional regulator, whose amino-acid sequence MFDNIRHKMEREWFGVLTRTGTKLGIPVSKLRVFFIYSTFATAGFFFLIYLGLAFTLWVKDIFITRRPNVFDL is encoded by the coding sequence ATGTTTGACAATATCCGACATAAAATGGAAAGAGAATGGTTTGGTGTTCTTACAAGAACGGGCACTAAGCTGGGAATTCCTGTATCCAAGCTCAGGGTTTTCTTCATCTACTCTACTTTTGCTACGGCAGGTTTTTTCTTTTTAATCTATCTCGGACTGGCATTTACACTTTGGGTGAAAGATATTTTTATCACCAGAAGACCCAACGTTTTTGATTTATAG
- a CDS encoding GNAT family N-acetyltransferase: MEFLQIDSLEDYRIKEIFSSYSSTFPEDERRDWEEFIALFSNAKVKIISVLHESKNIGYLILWELSNYTFVEHFEVFAEYRNQKLGSYITNYLFENYPRIILEIEPDHLGDDAKRRYAFYQRNGFNLIDEMYVQPSYGKDKKSLDLWLLANYIPENLQDVKDEIYDVVYH, encoded by the coding sequence ATGGAATTTTTACAGATCGACTCATTGGAAGATTACAGAATAAAAGAAATCTTCAGCTCCTACTCGTCTACCTTTCCGGAAGATGAACGCAGAGATTGGGAGGAATTTATTGCTCTTTTTTCGAATGCAAAAGTTAAAATAATTTCCGTTTTACATGAGTCAAAAAACATTGGCTATCTGATCCTTTGGGAACTCAGCAATTATACTTTCGTAGAACATTTTGAAGTGTTTGCCGAATATAGAAATCAAAAATTGGGATCTTACATTACCAACTATTTATTCGAAAATTATCCCAGAATTATTTTAGAAATCGAACCAGATCATTTGGGAGATGATGCCAAAAGGAGGTATGCTTTTTATCAGCGAAACGGATTCAATTTAATTGATGAAATGTACGTGCAGCCCAGCTATGGAAAAGATAAAAAGTCACTGGATTTATGGCTACTCGCCAATTATATCCCTGAAAATCTGCAGGATGTAAAAGATGAAATCTATGATGTCGTTTATCATTAA
- a CDS encoding SIMPL domain-containing protein → MNKNIIAIAIAAIGFIIGLGLLGSAIKNRNKSENTISVTGLGTKQFTSDLITWSGSFSKNNIDLKAAYDELALDRRIINDYLLSKGIKQGEIVFSSVDIQKQFRNYTDSNGNNVQGEFSGYDLTQKVSIESKEVAKIENLSRNITEIINRGIEFTSSSPNYFYTKLATVKQEMIAAATKDAKARAEKIAENSGSSLGNLKKATMGIIQITAPNSNEDYSYGGTFNTSSKEKEASITIKLEYEVN, encoded by the coding sequence ATGAATAAAAATATCATCGCCATTGCCATTGCTGCAATTGGATTTATTATCGGTCTCGGACTTCTCGGAAGTGCGATAAAAAACAGGAACAAATCTGAAAATACGATTTCTGTGACGGGTTTGGGAACCAAGCAATTTACTTCCGATTTAATTACCTGGTCGGGAAGTTTTTCTAAAAATAATATTGATTTAAAGGCGGCTTACGATGAATTGGCGTTAGACCGGAGAATTATTAATGATTATTTGCTATCAAAAGGAATTAAGCAAGGTGAAATTGTTTTTTCTTCCGTAGATATTCAAAAACAATTCAGAAATTATACGGATTCAAACGGCAATAATGTTCAGGGTGAATTTTCAGGATACGATCTCACGCAAAAAGTTTCCATTGAAAGTAAAGAAGTTGCGAAAATTGAAAATCTTTCCAGAAATATCACGGAAATTATCAATCGCGGAATCGAATTTACATCCTCTTCCCCGAATTATTTTTACACCAAATTAGCAACCGTAAAGCAGGAAATGATCGCCGCCGCCACAAAAGATGCCAAAGCACGCGCCGAAAAAATCGCAGAAAATTCTGGAAGCAGTCTGGGAAATCTGAAAAAAGCGACAATGGGTATCATTCAGATTACCGCTCCGAATTCCAATGAAGATTATTCATACGGGGGAACTTTCAATACTTCTTCCAAAGAAAAAGAAGCGAGCATTACGATAAAATTGGAATATGAAGTGAATTAA
- a CDS encoding carboxypeptidase regulatory-like domain-containing protein: MKNQIIKNLYMVFCFIFANFFSQQTVTGKISDDNGFDLGAVTVINVSSDKKVLTNASGEFSIEASANDEIRFIKTNYERASLRVLKNGYNPFLFITMIKIPQEIEEVELQKITGDLSKDSRAVAKVDKGKIVQDAVGLPQPVGKMREKPAEVKEVLLPMLLGSLNVQGVYDLISGKARRQKRQYRYDDLQDDISWIRNRVEDEYFTKEGIPKERISEFIEFSFLTKPQVRTFVKAKNLAGALLRLEETIPLYVERLKKSKLEK; the protein is encoded by the coding sequence ATGAAAAATCAAATTATTAAAAATTTGTACATGGTTTTTTGCTTCATCTTTGCTAATTTTTTTTCGCAGCAAACGGTGACGGGAAAGATTTCGGATGACAATGGTTTTGATTTGGGCGCTGTTACGGTGATTAATGTTTCTTCTGATAAAAAAGTTCTCACCAACGCTTCCGGAGAATTTTCTATTGAAGCGTCTGCCAATGATGAAATAAGATTTATAAAAACCAACTATGAAAGGGCTTCATTAAGAGTCCTTAAAAATGGATATAATCCTTTTCTGTTCATTACAATGATCAAAATTCCGCAGGAAATTGAGGAGGTAGAGCTTCAGAAAATTACGGGAGATTTATCGAAAGATTCAAGAGCTGTAGCCAAAGTAGATAAAGGGAAAATAGTTCAGGATGCGGTCGGGCTTCCACAGCCGGTCGGCAAAATGCGTGAAAAACCTGCGGAAGTAAAAGAAGTATTGCTACCCATGTTGCTGGGAAGTCTGAACGTTCAGGGAGTGTATGATCTGATCAGCGGAAAGGCAAGAAGGCAGAAACGGCAGTATCGGTATGATGATTTGCAGGACGATATTTCCTGGATCAGAAATAGGGTAGAAGACGAATATTTTACCAAAGAAGGAATTCCTAAAGAGAGAATTTCCGAGTTTATTGAATTTTCATTTTTAACAAAACCACAGGTGAGAACGTTTGTAAAAGCCAAGAATCTAGCGGGAGCCTTGCTTCGGCTAGAGGAAACAATACCGTTGTATGTTGAAAGATTAAAGAAAAGCAAGCTTGAAAAATAA
- a CDS encoding carboxypeptidase-like regulatory domain-containing protein, translated as MKLKLFFCLFTLFFININAQDYIFGKITSEDKTEIPDVTVINIRTDERVLTNRDGHFMISGRAGDELRFVKPGFERANEKVTKENIASPINVTLIRTAILIAEVEIKKGVTGDIKIDSKNLNPPRKVQKLKSDLGKYMAQKSDPRVLAARPGEFVQPVTKGVFSFGKIKDKWDDVDLMSYIQTALGDKFFEDLKIDKPQIQHFILYIFRTGFERKTILKYGYCSEADLNRFKSAVLNRISSYKTP; from the coding sequence GTGAAACTTAAACTATTCTTTTGTTTATTTACCTTATTTTTCATCAATATTAATGCCCAGGATTATATTTTCGGGAAAATTACTTCTGAAGATAAAACTGAAATTCCCGACGTTACAGTCATCAATATCCGGACGGATGAAAGGGTTTTGACCAATCGTGACGGACATTTTATGATTTCCGGAAGAGCGGGTGATGAATTACGTTTTGTGAAACCGGGTTTTGAACGAGCCAATGAAAAGGTGACGAAAGAAAATATCGCTTCGCCGATTAATGTAACGTTAATAAGAACAGCCATTCTCATCGCTGAAGTTGAAATCAAAAAGGGCGTGACGGGAGATATTAAAATAGATTCTAAAAACCTGAATCCTCCCAGGAAAGTACAAAAGCTGAAAAGCGATCTGGGAAAATATATGGCTCAAAAGTCTGATCCGCGAGTTTTGGCCGCAAGACCCGGAGAATTTGTACAACCGGTTACGAAAGGTGTTTTTTCATTTGGAAAAATTAAAGATAAATGGGACGATGTCGACTTGATGAGTTATATTCAAACGGCTTTGGGGGATAAATTTTTCGAAGATTTAAAGATCGATAAGCCGCAGATTCAGCATTTTATACTTTATATTTTCAGAACGGGCTTCGAAAGAAAAACCATCCTGAAATACGGTTACTGCAGTGAAGCCGACCTGAACAGATTCAAAAGTGCTGTCTTAAACAGAATTTCTTCCTATAAAACGCCGTAA
- a CDS encoding UvrD-helicase domain-containing protein, giving the protein MQNSYTVINASAGSGKTYALVQRLLMICLRYPNQQQSIRNILALTFTNKAANEMKERILSWLGNFTANNFAENADLKNIQKAFEEEGLKITIDELHNRAKKLLDYVLHNYSTLNIGTIDRFNSRLVRSFSYELGLAKNFNLEIEAEPFLIEAVDKMLDQIGENDVISNSFMDYVDYSLENNERINLNKSLYDSAKEFVKDIHYEHLKNNKDFDNTNYENIKNTLRKEIVFNKKQAVDIATKSIELFQSKNIEIDDFAQGKNGIGGFFTKVLDFYHQKRPGFPFPTTAEESVVNNYRKGASSKSKSKEPEIFEILDQLLENRMQLILLYIETQKKEKILSALLPLKVNKDIQDELKKIEEENDLVLLSKFNILINENLRNEPSAFIYEKVGSQFQHYFFDEFQDTSELQWQNFVPLRDHSVSTENTSFTLVGDPKQSIYRFRGGESKLMLDIINKKEISPKEAELLILKDNWRSAKNIVKFNNDLYKFHSDILEEEHKNIFGTDAEQNPKSGIEGRVKVNLIENLTNEDFYNDTSERMRKDIQESLDNGFKFSDITILCRGNFDIFSYSQKLGNLKVNYKGEETNIKTISEKGLTLELSNTLKAVIEFLKWEVNPKNKPNLIMMMYYLNKLGRIHMADFTLEMKEILDIESHEEILQFIQHTYSLKLKQDHFPKFNLYNFVEYYINEFSVENKETDFLLNFLEMLFNFTQNAGASTKEFLKYWDEEASTYTIQASENIDAIQIMTIHKAKGLEFPIVFIPMMNKNRDAEFTNWFETSTDAVLKSVNINQFNKNLEVYDEEIEKFNRLNSYKNFVDRLCLQYVATTRPVEQLFFYIQKANKTSNNLELLEFLQSRNPENLDEFDLYEINPDMLKKHSKDKTSSFKTKDIRNLKNINEKSTSIKIATPSKNYQVRNEKVRIGLFVHELLSKINTEKDIAKVLESYVLEGQITTDERNDIKETLEQIIQTYSEFFDEKWEVINEKDIMISENGESRMYRPDRILKSDEGYIIVDFKTGEETEKNERQIENYRRILERLGRKVLKTQLIYL; this is encoded by the coding sequence ATGCAAAATTCTTATACAGTTATCAATGCTTCAGCGGGTTCGGGGAAAACATATGCCCTCGTTCAGCGCCTTTTGATGATCTGTCTTCGATATCCTAATCAGCAGCAATCGATCAGGAATATTTTGGCACTGACTTTCACCAACAAAGCGGCCAACGAAATGAAGGAAAGAATTTTGTCGTGGCTGGGAAATTTTACAGCAAACAATTTCGCTGAAAATGCAGATTTAAAGAATATTCAAAAAGCTTTTGAAGAAGAAGGATTAAAAATTACCATTGATGAGCTTCATAACCGTGCAAAAAAATTATTGGATTATGTTCTGCACAATTATTCTACTTTAAATATCGGAACGATTGACAGGTTCAACTCACGATTGGTAAGAAGTTTTTCTTATGAATTGGGTTTGGCGAAAAATTTTAACCTTGAAATTGAAGCAGAACCATTTTTGATTGAAGCTGTTGACAAAATGCTCGATCAGATCGGGGAAAACGATGTGATTTCCAATTCTTTCATGGATTATGTCGATTATAGCCTGGAAAATAATGAGAGAATTAATTTAAATAAAAGCCTTTACGATTCGGCGAAGGAATTTGTGAAAGATATTCATTATGAACATCTTAAAAACAACAAAGACTTCGATAACACGAATTATGAAAATATTAAAAACACCCTCCGTAAAGAAATTGTTTTTAATAAAAAGCAGGCCGTAGACATTGCCACCAAGTCCATCGAATTATTTCAATCAAAGAATATTGAAATTGATGATTTTGCACAGGGAAAAAACGGAATCGGAGGATTTTTTACTAAAGTTCTGGATTTTTATCATCAAAAAAGACCAGGATTTCCCTTTCCTACCACCGCGGAAGAATCGGTTGTAAATAACTATCGAAAGGGAGCTTCTTCAAAATCTAAAAGTAAAGAACCCGAAATTTTCGAAATTCTGGATCAGCTATTGGAAAACAGAATGCAGCTAATTCTTTTATACATTGAAACCCAGAAAAAAGAGAAAATTTTATCGGCACTTCTTCCTTTGAAAGTTAATAAAGATATTCAGGATGAATTGAAAAAAATTGAAGAAGAAAATGACTTGGTTCTGCTTTCAAAATTTAATATTTTAATTAATGAAAATCTCCGAAATGAGCCATCTGCCTTTATTTATGAAAAAGTAGGTTCCCAGTTTCAGCATTATTTTTTCGATGAATTTCAGGATACTTCAGAATTGCAGTGGCAGAATTTCGTTCCGTTACGGGATCATTCCGTTTCTACGGAAAATACTTCTTTTACATTGGTAGGAGATCCAAAGCAGAGTATTTATCGCTTCCGTGGTGGTGAAAGTAAGCTGATGCTTGATATTATCAATAAAAAGGAAATTTCGCCAAAAGAAGCCGAACTTCTCATTTTAAAAGATAACTGGCGAAGTGCAAAAAATATTGTAAAATTCAACAATGACCTTTATAAATTTCATTCTGATATTTTAGAGGAAGAGCATAAAAATATTTTCGGAACCGATGCCGAGCAAAACCCGAAATCAGGCATTGAAGGCCGGGTGAAAGTAAACCTCATCGAAAATCTTACCAACGAAGATTTTTACAACGACACTTCCGAGAGGATGCGGAAAGATATACAGGAAAGCCTGGATAATGGTTTTAAATTTTCTGATATTACGATTCTTTGCCGTGGAAATTTTGATATTTTCAGCTATTCACAAAAATTAGGAAACCTAAAAGTTAACTACAAAGGTGAAGAAACCAATATTAAAACGATCTCCGAAAAAGGTTTGACATTGGAACTATCCAACACCCTGAAAGCTGTCATTGAGTTTTTGAAATGGGAAGTCAATCCGAAGAATAAACCTAATTTAATTATGATGATGTACTATCTGAATAAATTGGGAAGGATTCATATGGCCGATTTCACTTTGGAAATGAAAGAAATTCTGGATATTGAGTCACATGAAGAGATTCTACAGTTTATCCAGCATACCTATTCACTAAAACTGAAGCAGGATCATTTTCCAAAATTCAATTTATACAACTTCGTAGAATATTATATCAACGAATTTTCGGTTGAAAATAAAGAAACGGATTTTCTTCTTAATTTCTTGGAAATGCTTTTCAATTTTACGCAAAATGCAGGCGCAAGTACGAAAGAATTTCTAAAATATTGGGATGAGGAAGCGTCAACTTACACGATTCAGGCTTCGGAAAATATTGATGCCATACAGATCATGACCATTCACAAGGCAAAAGGTCTGGAATTCCCGATCGTTTTTATCCCGATGATGAATAAAAATCGTGATGCCGAATTTACCAATTGGTTTGAAACGAGTACTGATGCGGTTTTGAAGTCGGTAAACATCAATCAATTTAATAAAAATCTTGAAGTTTATGATGAAGAAATAGAAAAATTCAACCGTCTGAATTCGTATAAAAATTTTGTCGACAGGCTCTGTCTGCAGTACGTTGCAACTACGCGACCAGTTGAACAGCTGTTTTTCTATATTCAAAAAGCGAATAAAACTTCGAATAATTTAGAACTTTTAGAATTTCTTCAATCGAGAAACCCTGAAAATCTGGATGAATTTGATTTGTATGAAATTAATCCCGACATGCTGAAAAAGCATTCAAAGGATAAAACCTCATCATTTAAAACAAAAGATATCCGCAACCTGAAAAATATTAACGAAAAAAGCACTTCTATAAAAATTGCTACTCCTTCGAAAAACTACCAGGTAAGAAATGAAAAGGTGAGAATTGGTCTTTTTGTCCATGAATTATTATCCAAAATCAATACTGAGAAAGATATTGCCAAAGTTCTGGAAAGTTATGTTCTAGAAGGGCAGATCACCACCGATGAAAGGAATGATATTAAAGAAACATTAGAACAAATCATCCAGACATATTCTGAATTTTTTGACGAAAAATGGGAAGTGATCAATGAAAAAGACATCATGATTTCAGAAAACGGAGAAAGCCGAATGTATCGTCCCGACCGGATTTTGAAAAGCGATGAAGGCTATATTATTGTTGATTTTAAAACAGGGGAAGAAACGGAGAAAAATGAAAGGCAGATCGAGAATTACAGGAGGATTCTGGAGCGTTTGGGAAGGAAGGTTTTGAAGACGCAACTTATTTATTTATAA
- a CDS encoding ferritin, which translates to MVSEKIAKLINEQIAHEQYAAQYYLSMSAWFSGKDLDGIANYFRVQSKEELMHADKMFDYLNDVGGEIIIGEIPKPPHEFENAIDIFEKALEHEKKVTKSIFNIVKNANDEGDFATTSFLQWFINEQVEEEASASQYVTKIKMVSDNPSALYLFDQELSQRVFTPDPTA; encoded by the coding sequence ATGGTTAGCGAGAAAATTGCAAAATTAATTAACGAACAAATAGCTCACGAACAATACGCCGCACAATATTATCTTTCAATGTCTGCATGGTTTTCAGGAAAAGATCTGGACGGGATTGCCAATTATTTCAGAGTGCAAAGCAAAGAAGAACTGATGCACGCAGACAAGATGTTTGATTATCTGAATGACGTAGGGGGTGAGATCATCATAGGAGAAATTCCAAAACCACCGCACGAATTTGAAAATGCTATCGACATTTTTGAAAAAGCACTAGAGCATGAGAAAAAAGTAACGAAAAGCATCTTTAACATTGTGAAAAATGCCAACGACGAGGGTGATTTTGCTACAACTTCTTTTCTGCAGTGGTTTATCAACGAGCAAGTGGAGGAGGAAGCAAGCGCATCGCAATACGTTACTAAAATTAAAATGGTAAGCGACAATCCATCTGCGCTTTATCTTTTTGATCAGGAGTTGTCGCAGAGAGTGTTTACTCCGGATCCAACAGCTTAA
- a CDS encoding 4-alpha-glucanotransferase, with amino-acid sequence MKLYFNVSYSAKAGEKLLLIINEEGAVSQSHIMFYTENGLWKCEVDYFSKSISYKYQLVDDKGNILREEFVQHHLNFPHNYKEFIIFDEWNNKNFPENYLNNKILYNKLNQFSPEKISVLKKHTHLFRIEAPIYNPDWKIVLFGSTPSLGSWDYEKAIHLSQTDFGVWETSVEIPENEFIQYKYCLYDTNEGRVIDVETGENRFAVPNLLKDVLHVVSNHYFKFKLYQMYHDAGVAVPIFSLRTKDGFGVGEFSDMKKLADWAKETNLGIIQILPINDTTANYTWTDSYPYAAVSVYALHPQYISLENLDFNLPKELVEEYEQEKAELNSLELIDYEKMISGKWKYLKAVFNEDKEKIYKDRNFKKFIKDNESWLIPYAAFCVLRDKYKTPNFNEWKTHKKYIAGKIAPFFTTKSKDYDDSMLHAWVQYQLHRQLKDAIDYTHNLGISVKGDLPIGIYRHSVEAWTEPELFGMDFQAGAPPDQFTELGQNWEFPTYNWEAMKANDYKWWKSRFKALEQYFDAMRIDHILGFFRIWRMPISATQGILGYFYPAVPITLEEFNAWHIPFNFDRYCKPFINDQILWNYFGEDSGKALEFINTNQDGTYSFKEEFNTQRKLSDFFKKKPRGPIEEQLISLCANVLFLIEEKNGQIVYHPRFNVYRTDSYKYLSDWEKKSIYDLYHDYFFRRQDHLWYEKAMEKLPVLLNATKMLICGEDLGMVPDCVPVVMDELAIIALKVQRMPSDDIPFYNPKNASYLNVVTASSHDSSTLRQWWQEDPALTQKYFNQQLTQYGKAPEEMDAHLAEIIMKQHLYNDAMLAIFPIQEFLATDKELANKNLNNERINNPAVFPHYWRYRMHLNLEDLKEQKNFNQKIADWIKDSGRL; translated from the coding sequence ATGAAGCTATACTTTAATGTAAGTTACAGTGCAAAAGCGGGAGAGAAGTTGTTGTTGATTATCAATGAAGAAGGTGCTGTATCGCAGAGTCATATAATGTTTTATACAGAAAACGGTTTGTGGAAATGTGAGGTTGATTATTTCTCAAAATCGATTTCTTACAAATACCAGCTGGTGGATGATAAAGGAAATATTCTGAGAGAGGAATTTGTTCAGCATCATCTTAATTTTCCTCATAATTATAAAGAGTTTATCATTTTCGATGAGTGGAATAATAAAAATTTTCCAGAAAATTATTTAAATAACAAAATTCTTTACAATAAACTGAATCAGTTTTCACCTGAAAAAATTTCAGTTTTAAAAAAGCATACCCATCTGTTCCGAATTGAGGCGCCGATCTATAACCCGGATTGGAAAATTGTTTTGTTCGGAAGTACGCCTTCTCTGGGAAGTTGGGATTATGAAAAAGCAATTCACTTATCTCAGACTGATTTTGGAGTTTGGGAAACTTCCGTGGAAATTCCGGAAAATGAATTTATTCAATACAAATATTGCCTTTATGATACTAACGAAGGTCGGGTAATCGATGTTGAGACCGGTGAAAACAGATTTGCAGTTCCAAATCTCTTGAAAGATGTACTGCATGTAGTTTCAAATCACTATTTCAAATTCAAGCTGTATCAGATGTATCATGATGCCGGAGTTGCTGTTCCGATTTTCTCATTGAGGACGAAAGACGGTTTCGGGGTCGGAGAATTTTCGGATATGAAAAAACTGGCAGATTGGGCCAAAGAAACCAATCTCGGAATTATTCAGATTCTTCCGATCAATGATACGACGGCTAATTATACCTGGACAGATTCCTATCCTTACGCAGCGGTTTCTGTGTACGCTCTGCATCCTCAATATATTTCTTTGGAAAATCTTGATTTTAATTTACCGAAAGAGTTAGTTGAAGAATATGAGCAAGAAAAGGCAGAATTAAATTCATTAGAGTTAATCGATTACGAAAAGATGATTTCCGGAAAATGGAAATATCTTAAAGCTGTTTTTAATGAAGATAAAGAAAAGATTTATAAAGACAGGAACTTTAAAAAATTCATTAAAGACAATGAAAGCTGGCTCATTCCTTATGCTGCATTCTGTGTGTTGAGGGATAAATATAAAACACCGAATTTCAACGAATGGAAGACGCATAAAAAATATATCGCAGGAAAAATCGCTCCATTTTTTACAACAAAAAGTAAAGATTATGATGATTCGATGCTTCACGCCTGGGTTCAGTATCAGCTTCACAGGCAGTTGAAGGATGCGATTGATTATACCCATAATCTGGGAATTTCCGTAAAAGGTGATTTGCCGATCGGGATTTACAGACATTCTGTTGAAGCATGGACTGAACCCGAACTTTTCGGAATGGATTTCCAGGCCGGAGCACCGCCGGATCAATTTACAGAACTTGGTCAAAACTGGGAATTCCCGACCTACAATTGGGAAGCCATGAAAGCCAACGATTACAAGTGGTGGAAAAGCAGATTCAAAGCATTGGAACAGTATTTTGATGCCATGAGAATTGACCATATTTTAGGATTTTTCAGAATATGGAGAATGCCAATTTCTGCTACACAAGGGATTTTAGGATATTTTTATCCTGCGGTGCCGATTACGTTGGAGGAATTCAATGCGTGGCATATTCCGTTTAATTTTGACAGATATTGCAAGCCGTTTATCAACGATCAGATTCTTTGGAATTATTTTGGTGAAGATAGCGGTAAAGCTCTTGAATTTATTAATACTAATCAGGACGGAACATATTCATTTAAAGAAGAATTTAATACGCAGAGAAAATTATCCGATTTCTTTAAGAAAAAACCACGTGGCCCGATTGAAGAGCAGCTGATCTCACTTTGTGCAAATGTGTTGTTTTTAATTGAAGAGAAAAACGGACAGATTGTGTATCATCCGAGATTCAATGTGTACCGTACAGATTCTTACAAATACCTTTCAGATTGGGAGAAAAAATCAATCTATGATCTGTATCACGATTATTTCTTCAGAAGACAGGATCATCTTTGGTATGAAAAAGCCATGGAAAAACTTCCAGTGCTGTTGAATGCTACCAAAATGCTGATCTGTGGTGAAGATTTGGGAATGGTTCCGGATTGTGTCCCTGTAGTGATGGACGAATTGGCTATTATTGCCCTGAAAGTACAGCGTATGCCTTCTGATGATATTCCGTTTTATAACCCGAAAAATGCAAGCTATCTGAATGTAGTAACGGCTTCGTCCCACGACAGCTCAACTTTGAGGCAGTGGTGGCAGGAAGATCCGGCGCTTACTCAGAAATATTTTAATCAGCAGTTAACGCAATACGGAAAAGCACCTGAAGAAATGGATGCTCATCTTGCAGAAATTATCATGAAGCAGCATCTTTATAACGATGCGATGCTGGCTATTTTCCCTATTCAGGAGTTTTTAGCGACAGATAAAGAGTTGGCTAACAAGAATTTAAATAATGAAAGAATTAATAATCCTGCAGTTTTCCCTCATTACTGGAGATACAGAATGCATCTGAATCTGGAAGATTTAAAAGAGCAGAAAAATTTTAATCAAAAAATAGCAGATTGGATAAAAGATAGTGGCAGATTGTAA